In Micromonospora ferruginea, the sequence TGGCCGTCCGGGACGTGCCGGCGGTGGTGGTGCTGGCCGCCGACGACCGGATCGCGCTCGTGCTCACCGAGGCGGCCTGATGGCGATCATCGCCCTGGTCTCGGCGAAGGGCTCGCCGGGCGTCACCACCACCGCGCTGGCCGCGGCGCTGAGCTGGCACCGCCGGCTCGTGCTGGCCGAGTGCGACCCGGCGGGCGGCTCGATCCTCGCCGGCTACCTGGGCGGGGCGCTCGACGGCCCGCGCGGCATCGGTGAGCTGGCCGTCGGCGAGCTGCGCGACGGCAGCCTGGAGAGCACGTTCTGGTCGCAACTGGTCGACCTGGACGCGCCGCGCCGCGAACGGCTGCTGCTGCCCGGCGTGGTCGACCCGGCCCAGGCCGGCAGCCTGGTGCCGCTCTGGCAGCGGTTCGCCGACTACTTCACCGGCCTGGAACGGGGCGTGCCCCCGTACGACGTGCTGGTCGACTGCGGCCGGCTGGCGGTGGGCGGTCCACCGTGGCCGCTGCTGCGGGCCGCCGCGGTGGTGCTGCTGGTCACCCGCGCGCACCTGCCCGATCTCTCCGCCACAAGAGCCACGGTCCGGGCCGTCGAACGCGACCTCACCGAACACCGTGTCCCCCCGGGCAACCTGCGCCTGCTGGTGGTCGGCGACGGGCACGGCACCAGCGAGATCAGCAAGGTGCTGCGGCTGCCGGTGATCGCCCGGCTGCCGCACGATCCGCGTACCGCAGAGGTGCTCGCCCACGGCGGCACCGTGCGCGCCAACCGGCCGCTCATGCGCGCGGCCGGCGCACTGGAGGTGCCGGTCCGGGCGTTGCTGGACCGGCGGCGGGCCCGGCTGGCCTGGCCCGGGGCGACCCCCGCCCGCCCGGCGAGCGCGCCAATCGTGCCGACCGCGCCGGGGGTGTCCGGTGCGGTTTGAGCCGGTCTCGCACGACCCGCGCGCCCCGCAGCCCGGCGTCGTCTCCACCGTCCCGCCGCTGGCCCCGCCGAACGGGCGGCACCACGTCGCCGGCCCGGCGCTGCCCGCCGCGCCGCCGCCGGCGCCACCGCGCCCCCGCGTCGACTTCGCGGTGGTCCGCGAGCTGCGCCGGGAGCTGAGTGAACGGCTCACCCACTGGCAGCGCGGGCGGGAGTTCGACGCCGACGCCGAGGAGGTCGAGCGGGCCCGACTGGCCGTCGCGGTGGTCTCCGCCTACGCCGACTCGGTGCGCCGGGGCGGGCGGCCGATGGCCGCCGACGAGGAACGGCTGCTGCTCGACCAGGTGACCGCCGAGCTGGTCGGGTTGGGGCGGCTCCAGACGCTGCTGGTCGACGGGACCATCGAGGAGGTGCACATCCTCGGCTGCGACCAGGTCCGCATCACCCGCCACGGCGGCGGTGTCGACTGGGCCGAGCCGATCGCCGAGACCGACGACGAGCTGGTGGAGATCCTCCAGGCCGCCGCCCGCCGGGCCGGCGCCACCGAGCGGTCGCTCTCCACCAGCAAGCCCACGCTCGACCTGCAACTGCCCGACGGCAGCCGGCTCGCCGCGGTCTTCCTGGTCAGCCACCGCCCCTACGCGGTGATCCGCAAGCACAACACGCTCGACGTGAGCCTGGAGGACATCGCCGGCGGCCGGCCCGACCTGGACGAGATGATCGACCCGCTGCTGCGCGACTTCCTCCGCGCGTCCATGCGGGCCGGGCTGAACATCATGGTCGCCGGGCTGGCCGGGGCCGGGAAGACCACGGTCATCCGGGCGCTGATGGACGACATCCCGGCCGACGAGCCGTACGTGCTGCTGGAGGAGAGCCGGGAACTGCTGCCGGCCCGGCGCGGGCACAAGCACCGGGCGGTGATGAGCTTCGAGTCCCGGGAGGGGCACGGCGAGCGCGGCG encodes:
- a CDS encoding ParA family protein, giving the protein MAIIALVSAKGSPGVTTTALAAALSWHRRLVLAECDPAGGSILAGYLGGALDGPRGIGELAVGELRDGSLESTFWSQLVDLDAPRRERLLLPGVVDPAQAGSLVPLWQRFADYFTGLERGVPPYDVLVDCGRLAVGGPPWPLLRAAAVVLLVTRAHLPDLSATRATVRAVERDLTEHRVPPGNLRLLVVGDGHGTSEISKVLRLPVIARLPHDPRTAEVLAHGGTVRANRPLMRAAGALEVPVRALLDRRRARLAWPGATPARPASAPIVPTAPGVSGAV
- a CDS encoding CpaF family protein; this encodes MRFEPVSHDPRAPQPGVVSTVPPLAPPNGRHHVAGPALPAAPPPAPPRPRVDFAVVRELRRELSERLTHWQRGREFDADAEEVERARLAVAVVSAYADSVRRGGRPMAADEERLLLDQVTAELVGLGRLQTLLVDGTIEEVHILGCDQVRITRHGGGVDWAEPIAETDDELVEILQAAARRAGATERSLSTSKPTLDLQLPDGSRLAAVFLVSHRPYAVIRKHNTLDVSLEDIAGGRPDLDEMIDPLLRDFLRASMRAGLNIMVAGLAGAGKTTVIRALMDDIPADEPYVLLEESRELLPARRGHKHRAVMSFESREGHGERGADGRPAGEVSIADLIPVSLRMGVLRIIVGEVRSREIVPMLQAMTTSRGSMCTIHARTPAGVSERIIELALSHGREMTVDQARRMAGNALDLIVYVTVEDETAIGGRKHRFVSHVEEVIGVGEGNRITTTTVFGPGPDGRAVPRHLPERIRDQLLRVGYDARLLTRFVEAGMGAWRRPRHTRLGRRPDGGRA